TGGGAAGCGCTACCCGGCGGAGGTGAAAGAACCAGGCCTGGTGCTCCTCAGGCCATAGAACGGGAGAGGGGCTATGCGAAAACTGTTGTTTGCCGTGACCACTGGCGCTTTGCTCGCTTGGGGCCCAGGTTCCTTGCCGGCCCAGGGGATGATGGGCAACTCCCTGTACGCGGACCACAAGGCCCACCGTGTCGGTGACATCATCACCGTCTTGGTGGTGGAAGAGGCCGTTGCTTCCAGCAAGGCCAGCACGTCAACGGACAAGAACACCGGCGTGGAAGTCGACGTACGCGGCGGGATGAAGGAGAAGAGTTTTCTGCCGCTTGCGGGCATTCGCGGCGGAGCAGGTAACGATTTTTCCGGCAAAGGCCAGACCGAGCGGCAGGGTGTGCTCAAGGCCCGCATAAGCGCCACGGTCGTCAACGTCCGCGAAAACGGTGATCTTGAGATCGAGGGAAGCCGTGAGGTGATCGTCAACGGCGAGCGGGAATTGACCACTATCAGGGGTGTGGTGCGCCCCAGTGATATCTCCACGCAAAACACCGTCTATTCCTACAACGTGGCTGAAGCGCAAATTGCCTACAAAGGAAGTGGCGCGGTGCATTCTGGGCAAAAGCCCGGTTACCTAGCGCGCCTGCTCAACTGGTTGTTCTGAACTGGCCTGTCTTGCCCCTGAGGGTACCTCAAGTTGGCGGGACGGCTGCCGATAATAGGTACGGGGTGTTATGCGAAACCGTGAAATCAAGGCATGGAGACGTAGGCAGCTCCTGCAGCTGAGCAAAGCTTTGTTGCTGAGCGCCTGCGGGGTCCTTCACGCTGCTGCCTTTGCGGGTGTCCGGGTGAAGGACCTGGCTACGGTGGAAGGGGTCAGAGAGACGCCTCTGGTTGGCTATGGCCTGGTTGTCGGCCTGGATGGCACCGGAGACGGCCGTAACTCCATGGTCACTGTCAGATCGGTGCGCAACATGCTCCTGCGCTTCAACATCGAGGTGCCGCAGGAGCGGTTGGTGGTGCGCAACGTGGCCGCAGTCATGGTCACCGCCTCCTTGCCTCCCTTCGCCCGGGCCGGTACGCGCATCGATGTGACCGTCTCGTCCATGGGCGATGCCAGGAGTCTGGAAGGCGGCACCCTGTTGATGACGCCGCTGACGGACCACCAGGGCACGGTCTACGGCGTCGCCCAGGGGGCGGTGTCCATCGGCGGCTTCAACGTGGAGACCATCGGCGGGGAACGTTACCGCAAGAACTATTCGGTGGTCGGACGGGTACCGCTGGGGCTGCTCGTCGAACGGGATGCGCCCACCTGGCTGCCGCAAGGTGGCCTCCTGACGTTGGCGCTGAAGGAGCCGGATTTCACCTCGGCGATGCGCGTGGCCGCAGCCATAGACAGTGCCTTGGGGCAAAAGGTGAGCAAGGCATTGAGCGCCAGCACCATTACCGTCGCCGTTCCAGGAGAATTTCAGGACGAGGCTGGTATGGTGCGTTTGGTAGCCACCATTGAGGGGCTGGAGGTCAGCCCCGACCAGGTAGCACGGGTGGTCATCAATGAGCGGACAGGGACCGTGGTGGTGGGAAAGGACGTGCGCCTTGCCGAGGCGGCGGTCTCCCACGGCAACCTCACCATCCAAGTGCGTGCCATTCCAGTCATCTCCCAACCTGCTGCCTTCTCACAGGGGCGGACAGTGGTGGTCCCCCAGACCATGACCACGGTCAACGAGAATGGTAAAGGGAGCGTCATGGTCATGGAAGGCAATGCGACGGTGAGCGATCTGGCCCAAGCCCTGAACGCTTTGAAGGTGACGCCGCGGGACATGATCTCCATCTTTCAGGCCCTGAAGCAAGCTGGCGCTTTGCGTGCCGACCTGATCATCATGTAACCCTGCAACGAGAAGACCATGAGCATCGAGCAGATCCGACAAGGCTCTGGCGCGGAGCATAGCGAATCGACGGCCGAACAGCGGCGCCTCAGGCAGGCGTGTCAGGAGTTCGAATCGCTCTTTTTGGCGCACCTGCT
This DNA window, taken from Calditrichota bacterium, encodes the following:
- a CDS encoding flagellar basal body L-ring protein FlgH translates to MRKLLFAVTTGALLAWGPGSLPAQGMMGNSLYADHKAHRVGDIITVLVVEEAVASSKASTSTDKNTGVEVDVRGGMKEKSFLPLAGIRGGAGNDFSGKGQTERQGVLKARISATVVNVRENGDLEIEGSREVIVNGERELTTIRGVVRPSDISTQNTVYSYNVAEAQIAYKGSGAVHSGQKPGYLARLLNWLF
- a CDS encoding flagellar basal body P-ring protein FlgI yields the protein MRNREIKAWRRRQLLQLSKALLLSACGVLHAAAFAGVRVKDLATVEGVRETPLVGYGLVVGLDGTGDGRNSMVTVRSVRNMLLRFNIEVPQERLVVRNVAAVMVTASLPPFARAGTRIDVTVSSMGDARSLEGGTLLMTPLTDHQGTVYGVAQGAVSIGGFNVETIGGERYRKNYSVVGRVPLGLLVERDAPTWLPQGGLLTLALKEPDFTSAMRVAAAIDSALGQKVSKALSASTITVAVPGEFQDEAGMVRLVATIEGLEVSPDQVARVVINERTGTVVVGKDVRLAEAAVSHGNLTIQVRAIPVISQPAAFSQGRTVVVPQTMTTVNENGKGSVMVMEGNATVSDLAQALNALKVTPRDMISIFQALKQAGALRADLIIM